The Terriglobia bacterium genome includes a region encoding these proteins:
- a CDS encoding HigA family addiction module antidote protein, with protein sequence MPLTAIHPGEHLAEELKKLGMSAAELARQLDVPTNRVTEILNGRRAITGDTALRLAHFFGTTAEFWLNLQSLYDLRIAQKKVGRSIKGLPILKRVEHVHA encoded by the coding sequence ATGCCACTTACCGCTATTCACCCTGGTGAACATCTGGCCGAAGAGCTGAAGAAACTGGGCATGAGCGCCGCGGAGCTTGCGCGCCAGCTCGATGTTCCGACCAACCGCGTCACCGAGATCCTGAATGGAAGGCGCGCCATCACTGGCGACACGGCCCTGCGCCTCGCCCACTTCTTCGGCACAACTGCCGAATTCTGGCTCAATCTGCAAAGTCTTTATGATTTACGGATCGCGCAGAAGAAGGTTGGGAGATCCATTAAGGGATTGCCGATCCTGAAACGTGTCGAACACGTACACGCATAG
- a CDS encoding ABC transporter permease codes for MSGDLLKMAYEAMSHNRRRTLLTMLGMAWGIATVVLLLAYGDGFGRAIYAIFNNFGAKAVGVFPGRTSMQAGGNKAGVETRFTDDDLERLRNVVPLVRHMARANGKTVPVQREERAFNFDVEGIDPPAQNIWNLNTESGRLLTDEDNFSHARVAVLAWEAKQKLFSGAPAVGQRVRLGGVTFEVVGVLNARMQEGDDDINRTVYIPYNTMGLLKDIHYVGSIWLDYEALDHDKVTKTIRETMGIAHSFNPEDQRAIFVFDAQKQLAQFEIITLGIQILMGFIGTLTLGIGGVGLMNIMLVSVTQRTREIGVEKALGARKRDILFQFLAEALVITAVGGVCGIIMSYAVSLGAGRITLYSALAKHAEAGDITLLIQPRILAIATAILAFVGLASGMFPAIRAANLDPIEALRYE; via the coding sequence ATGAGCGGCGACCTGCTCAAGATGGCGTACGAGGCCATGAGCCACAACCGGCGGCGCACCCTCCTTACCATGCTCGGCATGGCGTGGGGCATCGCCACCGTGGTGCTGCTGCTCGCCTACGGCGACGGCTTCGGCCGCGCTATTTATGCCATCTTCAACAATTTTGGCGCCAAGGCGGTCGGCGTATTTCCCGGGCGCACTTCGATGCAGGCGGGCGGCAACAAAGCGGGCGTGGAGACTCGATTCACCGACGACGACCTGGAGCGCCTGCGCAACGTTGTGCCGCTGGTACGCCACATGGCCCGTGCCAACGGCAAGACCGTTCCCGTGCAGCGCGAGGAGCGGGCCTTCAATTTCGACGTTGAGGGCATCGATCCGCCGGCACAAAATATCTGGAACCTGAACACCGAGTCCGGCCGCCTGCTTACCGATGAAGACAATTTTTCTCACGCGCGGGTCGCGGTCCTCGCCTGGGAAGCCAAGCAAAAGCTGTTCTCGGGAGCGCCCGCGGTGGGCCAGCGTGTGCGCCTGGGCGGCGTGACCTTTGAAGTTGTCGGGGTGCTCAATGCGCGCATGCAGGAGGGCGACGACGACATCAACCGCACCGTCTACATCCCCTACAACACTATGGGCCTGCTGAAGGACATCCATTATGTCGGCAGCATCTGGCTGGATTACGAGGCGCTCGACCACGACAAGGTGACCAAGACCATTCGCGAAACCATGGGAATCGCGCACAGCTTCAATCCCGAGGACCAGCGCGCCATCTTTGTGTTCGACGCGCAAAAGCAGCTCGCGCAATTTGAAATCATCACCCTCGGCATCCAGATCCTGATGGGCTTCATCGGCACGCTCACGCTGGGGATCGGCGGCGTCGGGCTGATGAACATCATGCTGGTGTCGGTGACCCAGCGCACCCGCGAGATCGGTGTGGAGAAAGCGCTCGGCGCCCGCAAACGCGACATCCTCTTTCAATTCCTCGCCGAAGCGCTGGTCATCACCGCGGTGGGCGGGGTCTGCGGCATCATCATGTCGTATGCGGTTTCGCTCGGCGCCGGACGCATCACTCTTTATAGCGCACTGGCAAAGCACGCGGAAGCCGGCGATATCACGCTGCTGATCCAACCGCGTATCCTGGCCATCGCCACCGCCATCCTTGCTTTTGTTGGACTCGCCAGCGGCATGTTCCCCGCCATCCGCGCCGCCAACCTCGATCCCATCGAAGCGCTGCGCTACGAATAA
- a CDS encoding ABC transporter permease codes for MRMLFDILGQMLRTLWAHKMRSFLTMFGIAWGVGSLLLLVGLGEGFRTGQKKQLSTLGEDVLFIWGGRAPAVEGNFNGMRQYYLTFRDWEDIVRECNECRAAAPGIFRGDIRAVSAFNSSSGQLMGVTPNYNLIRYIPIKTGRWLNDGDNTERHSVVVLGDEARRILFQGQPAVGSTILLNGVRFEVIGTVERIGHGDNNTMNLRIMIPFETMRMFFPRKDTGEVPDAISFINYQPRVHALHELARAQVHKIVGRNHQFDWTNKDAFDEWDSIQTYDMVGKIFDAMDMFLGTVGLVTLALGAIGIINIMLVAVAERTPEIGLRKALGATNRSVMFQFFAEGAFLTLLSGGFGMAVAAALCAALGTLPAPPGWDTPKIVPSSAAIAIGSLALAGIIAGLYPARKAAMLQPVEALRKE; via the coding sequence ATGCGCATGCTGTTCGATATTCTCGGCCAGATGCTGCGCACCCTGTGGGCGCACAAGATGCGCTCGTTTCTCACCATGTTCGGCATCGCGTGGGGCGTGGGTTCGCTGCTGCTGCTGGTGGGCCTTGGGGAAGGCTTCCGCACCGGTCAGAAGAAGCAGCTCTCGACGCTGGGCGAAGACGTGCTCTTTATCTGGGGCGGGCGCGCGCCGGCGGTTGAAGGCAACTTCAACGGCATGCGCCAGTACTACCTCACCTTTCGCGACTGGGAAGATATCGTTCGCGAATGCAACGAGTGCCGCGCTGCCGCTCCCGGAATTTTTCGCGGCGACATCCGCGCGGTGAGCGCGTTCAACAGCTCCTCCGGCCAGCTCATGGGCGTGACCCCGAATTACAACCTGATTCGCTACATCCCCATCAAGACCGGCCGCTGGCTGAACGACGGCGACAACACCGAACGCCACTCGGTGGTCGTGCTCGGCGATGAAGCGCGCCGAATCCTGTTCCAGGGACAACCCGCCGTGGGCAGCACCATCCTGCTCAACGGCGTCCGCTTCGAGGTGATCGGCACCGTCGAACGCATCGGGCACGGCGATAACAACACCATGAACCTGCGCATCATGATCCCTTTCGAGACCATGCGCATGTTCTTTCCCCGCAAGGACACCGGCGAGGTGCCGGACGCAATTTCGTTTATCAATTACCAGCCGCGGGTGCACGCGCTGCATGAACTCGCCCGCGCCCAGGTGCACAAGATCGTGGGCCGCAACCACCAGTTCGACTGGACCAACAAAGACGCCTTCGACGAGTGGGACTCGATCCAGACCTACGACATGGTGGGCAAGATTTTTGACGCCATGGACATGTTTCTCGGCACCGTCGGCCTGGTGACCCTGGCACTGGGCGCGATCGGAATCATCAACATCATGTTGGTGGCGGTGGCGGAGCGCACCCCGGAGATCGGACTGCGCAAGGCGCTGGGCGCCACCAATCGCAGCGTCATGTTCCAGTTTTTTGCCGAGGGCGCGTTCCTGACCCTGCTCAGCGGCGGCTTTGGCATGGCCGTGGCCGCCGCATTGTGTGCCGCGCTGGGCACGCTGCCCGCGCCGCCGGGATGGGACACGCCCAAGATCGTGCCTTCATCGGCGGCTATAGCGATCGGGAGTTTGGCGCTGGCGGGAATCATCGCCGGCCTCTATCCGGCGCGCAAAGCCGCCATGCTGCAGCCGGTGGAAGCGTTGAGGAAGGAATAA
- a CDS encoding bifunctional riboflavin kinase/FAD synthetase produces MKIFRHLDEVPADHGPAIASVGNFDGVHRAHRRVVSELVRRAREIGGSSIVVTFDPHPMRVLRPDVAQRLLTPLPVKLRLLEETGVDAVLVLPFSRDLSLMTPLEFVEEVMVRALHAREVHEGFNFHFGHRAQGNVDRLAEFGREFGFEVKIYPALTIRGEVVSSSRIRELLAAGNVSRARHLLDRVFSIVSTPGRGRGYGLKYTVPTINLSRYDEMVPRNGVYITRTRVNGETFDSVTNVGVRPTFGPDSFAIESHLLNFHPISLTAQTEVELCFLRRLRDEQKFPNVEALREQIAHDVKHARRYFHLASKT; encoded by the coding sequence ATGAAGATTTTCCGCCATCTCGACGAAGTTCCGGCCGACCACGGACCTGCCATCGCCTCGGTCGGCAACTTCGATGGCGTGCACCGGGCACATCGCCGAGTGGTGAGCGAACTGGTGCGTCGCGCGCGGGAGATCGGCGGCAGCTCGATCGTGGTCACCTTCGACCCGCATCCCATGCGCGTGCTGCGCCCCGACGTAGCGCAGCGCCTGCTCACGCCCTTGCCGGTGAAGCTGCGCCTGCTGGAGGAAACCGGCGTTGATGCCGTGCTCGTGCTCCCGTTTTCGCGCGACCTGTCGCTGATGACGCCGCTGGAATTTGTCGAGGAGGTGATGGTGCGCGCCCTGCATGCGCGCGAAGTGCACGAGGGCTTCAATTTCCACTTCGGACACCGCGCGCAGGGGAACGTGGACCGGTTGGCCGAGTTCGGACGCGAGTTCGGGTTCGAAGTGAAAATCTACCCCGCGCTCACCATCCGCGGCGAAGTGGTTTCCAGCTCGCGCATCCGGGAACTGCTGGCCGCGGGCAATGTGAGCCGCGCGCGTCATCTGCTGGACCGCGTGTTCAGCATCGTCTCCACGCCCGGGCGCGGCCGCGGCTACGGGCTCAAGTACACCGTCCCGACCATCAATCTGAGCCGCTACGACGAGATGGTCCCGCGCAACGGCGTGTACATCACGCGCACGCGGGTCAACGGGGAGACCTTCGACTCGGTCACCAATGTTGGCGTCCGTCCCACCTTCGGACCTGACTCCTTCGCCATCGAGAGCCACTTGCTCAACTTCCATCCCATTTCCCTGACCGCGCAAACGGAGGTCGAGCTCTGTTTCCTGCGGCGCCTGCGAGACGAACAGAAGTTTCCCAACGTGGAAGCGCTGCGCGAGCAGATCGCGCATGATGTGAAGCACGCGAGAAGGTACTTCCATCTGGCGAGCAAGACCTAG
- a CDS encoding MBL fold metallo-hydrolase, which translates to MKAILTVLGSGTSMGVPTIGCRCAVCTSTDPHDRRTRPSVLVEYGEHRVLIDSTPDFREQAIREGIRHLDAVLYTHAHADHILGLDDLRPLTFHSAGKIPLYAQTSAIGRIREMFSYIFAGDYKYGGIAQVELNTLEGPLELHGVCFDPIPVMHGDVEICGFRFGSAAYLTDFNEIPERSMERLGGLDILFLDALRHKPHPTHSTVANSLELIERLHPRRAFFTHISHDLGHEETNAGLPEHVRLSHDGMKLEFEI; encoded by the coding sequence ATGAAAGCCATCCTGACCGTGCTCGGCAGCGGGACGTCCATGGGCGTGCCCACCATCGGCTGCCGGTGTGCGGTGTGCACCTCGACCGACCCGCACGACCGCCGCACGCGCCCGTCCGTCCTGGTGGAGTACGGCGAGCACCGGGTGCTGATCGACTCCACGCCGGATTTTCGCGAGCAGGCGATCCGCGAAGGCATCCGCCACCTCGACGCCGTGCTCTACACCCATGCTCACGCCGACCACATCCTCGGCCTCGACGACCTGCGCCCGCTGACCTTTCACAGCGCCGGCAAGATTCCGCTGTACGCGCAGACATCGGCGATTGGACGCATCCGCGAAATGTTCAGCTACATCTTTGCGGGTGATTACAAGTACGGCGGCATCGCGCAGGTGGAACTGAATACGCTGGAGGGACCGTTGGAACTGCACGGCGTCTGCTTCGATCCCATCCCGGTGATGCACGGCGACGTCGAAATTTGCGGCTTCCGCTTCGGTTCGGCCGCCTATCTTACCGACTTCAACGAAATTCCGGAGCGCTCGATGGAGCGGCTGGGAGGACTGGACATCCTGTTCCTTGACGCGTTGCGCCACAAGCCGCACCCGACGCACTCGACGGTTGCGAATTCGCTGGAGTTGATCGAGCGGCTCCATCCGCGCCGGGCATTTTTCACCCACATCTCCCACGACCTAGGGCACGAAGAAACCAATGCCGGGCTGCCGGAGCACGTGCGGCTTTCGCACGATGGAATGAAGCTGGAATTTGAGATTTGA
- a CDS encoding DUF1844 domain-containing protein → MPDKKEPEFTVTDRRRFTSEGETAPEPALEPAPAARPAEPPKAVAPVAPEPPPPEPPKPEERNVPPPPSVADRQAQHDAFKETSKKLDAQIQSELGGRRVQDFEMNFERFIASLYMSALMQLGLMHEQGGQAGVDLLGARSTIDTLGMLADKTKGNLTMMEDNLMQNVLYELRMAYVEVTNAIARGPQTPGAPPPPGGLNIK, encoded by the coding sequence ATGCCTGACAAGAAAGAACCCGAATTTACCGTGACCGACCGCCGGCGCTTCACGTCGGAAGGTGAAACTGCGCCCGAACCGGCGCTCGAGCCGGCGCCGGCAGCGCGCCCTGCGGAGCCGCCAAAGGCGGTGGCGCCCGTGGCGCCTGAGCCGCCGCCACCCGAACCGCCGAAGCCGGAAGAGCGCAACGTCCCGCCGCCGCCGAGCGTTGCCGACCGCCAGGCGCAGCACGATGCCTTCAAGGAAACGTCGAAGAAGCTCGATGCGCAGATCCAGTCCGAACTCGGCGGACGCCGCGTGCAGGACTTCGAGATGAACTTCGAGCGCTTCATCGCCTCGCTGTACATGAGCGCTCTCATGCAATTGGGCTTGATGCACGAGCAGGGAGGCCAGGCGGGGGTGGACCTGCTGGGCGCGCGCTCGACCATTGACACGCTGGGGATGCTGGCCGACAAAACCAAGGGCAATCTCACGATGATGGAAGACAACCTGATGCAAAACGTCCTCTACGAGCTGCGCATGGCCTATGTCGAGGTCACCAACGCGATCGCGCGCGGCCCGCAGACGCCGGGCGCGCCGCCGCCACCAGGTGGACTCAACATCAAATGA
- a CDS encoding aminomethyltransferase family protein gives MPTTPLHDRLAAAGARFSDYLGAETAAAFGDARREYVELRSGAGIYDLGWRAKIVATGADRVRWMNGMVTNNVRDLPFGHGNYNFLLNAQGRILADMYIYNRGDYLLMDTARWQAPKLLEVMNKYIIMDDVELTEISDKLTSLAVQGPRAREVLGDAGFGFKLADAEPLQVQDITWNDIGLSVTRTAGDISHAYEIWLAPANAGAAWDALVRSGAKPVGTEALEMFRLAAGIPRYGQDISERYLPQETDQGQALNFKKGCYIGQEIVERIHSRALLHRKLTGFVVDGPPPVPGAKIQQDGKDVGEVTSALTVPGSNGARTLALGYVRTEALATGTEFRVDGARAIAQLLPYKELAA, from the coding sequence ATGCCCACGACTCCACTCCATGACCGGCTTGCCGCCGCCGGCGCGCGCTTCAGCGACTACCTGGGCGCGGAAACCGCTGCCGCCTTCGGCGATGCCCGGCGCGAATACGTGGAACTGCGCTCCGGGGCCGGCATCTACGACCTGGGCTGGCGCGCGAAAATCGTGGCCACCGGCGCCGACCGCGTCCGCTGGATGAATGGCATGGTTACCAATAACGTTCGCGACCTTCCGTTTGGCCACGGCAATTACAATTTCCTGCTCAACGCGCAGGGGCGCATCCTGGCGGACATGTACATCTACAATCGCGGCGACTACCTGCTGATGGACACGGCGCGCTGGCAGGCGCCCAAGCTGCTGGAAGTGATGAACAAATACATCATCATGGATGATGTGGAGCTCACCGAGATCAGCGACAAGCTCACCTCGCTCGCCGTTCAGGGGCCGCGCGCGCGCGAGGTGCTCGGCGATGCGGGATTCGGCTTCAAATTGGCCGACGCAGAGCCGCTTCAGGTGCAGGACATTACCTGGAACGACATCGGGCTTTCGGTTACGCGCACGGCCGGCGACATCTCGCACGCCTATGAAATCTGGCTCGCGCCCGCCAACGCCGGCGCTGCATGGGATGCGCTGGTGCGCAGCGGCGCCAAGCCGGTCGGCACCGAGGCGCTGGAGATGTTCCGTCTCGCCGCCGGCATTCCGCGCTACGGCCAGGACATCAGCGAGCGCTACCTGCCGCAGGAAACCGATCAGGGGCAGGCACTCAATTTCAAGAAAGGCTGTTACATTGGGCAGGAAATCGTGGAACGCATCCACTCGCGCGCGCTGCTCCATCGCAAGCTGACCGGGTTTGTGGTGGATGGCCCACCGCCCGTACCGGGCGCCAAGATCCAGCAGGACGGCAAGGACGTCGGCGAGGTCACCAGCGCGCTCACGGTTCCGGGCAGCAACGGCGCCCGCACGCTGGCGCTCGGGTATGTGCGCACAGAAGCCCTCGCTACCGGCACGGAGTTCAGGGTTGACGGTGCGCGCGCCATCGCCCAACTGCTGCCCTACAAGGAGCTGGCGGCATGA
- a CDS encoding 3-isopropylmalate dehydrogenase → MSPVSERKRIAVVPGDGIGKEVIAEALKVVRACGAPVDCTEFDWSADRYLRDGTTIPADGFEMLARDFDAILVGALGDPRVPSNLHAKEILLGMRFKMDLYANLRPVRLLDESLCPLKNVKPEDVNFTIIRENTEGVYMDMGGTFKQGTPDEVATQEDINTRKGVERVIRYAFDYARRHGRKRVLMTDKSNVMTYAGGLWQRVFKEVAKESPEIATQHMFVDALCPAMVREPRQFEVIVTNNMFGDILTDLAAALQGGLGMAASGNIHPGRTSMFEPVHGSAPPLAGKNVANPLGAIQSAAMMLAHLGLQEHAGRMDAAVLAAVRAKQLTRDVGGNMGTREVGDWVAKRVS, encoded by the coding sequence GTGTCACCCGTGAGCGAGAGAAAAAGGATTGCCGTGGTCCCCGGCGACGGCATCGGCAAAGAAGTCATTGCCGAGGCGCTGAAGGTGGTGCGCGCCTGCGGAGCGCCGGTGGACTGCACCGAATTCGACTGGAGCGCCGATCGCTACCTGCGCGACGGCACCACCATCCCAGCCGACGGATTCGAGATGCTGGCGCGCGATTTCGACGCCATCCTGGTCGGCGCCCTCGGCGATCCGCGCGTTCCCAGCAACCTCCATGCCAAGGAAATCCTGCTCGGCATGCGCTTCAAGATGGACCTCTACGCCAACCTCCGCCCGGTGCGGTTGCTCGACGAAAGTCTCTGCCCGCTCAAGAACGTGAAGCCCGAGGACGTCAACTTCACCATCATTCGCGAGAACACCGAGGGCGTGTACATGGACATGGGCGGCACGTTCAAGCAGGGCACGCCCGATGAGGTCGCGACGCAAGAGGACATCAACACGCGCAAGGGCGTGGAGCGCGTGATCCGCTACGCGTTCGATTATGCGCGACGCCACGGCCGCAAGAGAGTTCTGATGACCGACAAATCGAACGTCATGACCTATGCGGGCGGGCTGTGGCAGCGCGTGTTCAAAGAAGTGGCAAAGGAATCTCCGGAGATCGCAACGCAGCACATGTTCGTGGACGCGCTCTGCCCTGCGATGGTGCGCGAGCCGCGGCAGTTCGAGGTGATCGTCACCAACAACATGTTCGGCGACATCCTCACCGACCTTGCCGCCGCGCTGCAGGGCGGGCTGGGAATGGCCGCAAGCGGAAACATTCATCCCGGCCGCACGTCGATGTTCGAGCCGGTGCATGGGTCGGCGCCGCCGCTGGCGGGAAAAAACGTGGCCAACCCGCTGGGTGCAATCCAGAGCGCGGCCATGATGCTGGCGCACCTGGGACTCCAGGAGCATGCCGGCCGCATGGATGCCGCGGTGTTGGCGGCGGTCCGGGCGAAACAGTTGACCCGGGACGTTGGCGGAAACATGGGCACGCGAGAGGTAGGCGACTGGGTCGCGAAGCGGGTGAGCTAA
- the mtnP gene encoding S-methyl-5'-thioadenosine phosphorylase, with protein sequence MPEAEIGIIGGSGLYQMPGLTGMRESKQETPFGDPSDKYILGTLEGRKVAFLSRHGRGHRLMPSELNFRANIYGFKQLGVERILSLSAVGSLKEEHKPLEFVIPDQFYDRTRRRVSTFFGDGVVVHIAFADPVCPEVAQAMQQACGAAGVVGKRGGTYLCIEGPQFSTKAESNLYRSWGMDVIGMTNLQEAKLAREAEICYATLAMVTDYDCWHPAHDSVTVDQVVAVLLKNAANACNVVREAVKVMPKQRKCHCGSALASAIISDPKLIPAETRERLKLILEKYLGKSS encoded by the coding sequence TTGCCGGAAGCGGAAATCGGAATCATCGGCGGCAGCGGCCTGTACCAGATGCCGGGCCTGACCGGCATGCGCGAGAGCAAGCAGGAAACACCTTTCGGGGATCCCTCGGACAAGTACATCCTGGGCACGCTCGAGGGCCGCAAGGTGGCTTTTCTTTCGCGGCACGGGCGCGGGCACCGCCTCATGCCCAGCGAACTGAATTTCCGCGCCAACATTTACGGCTTTAAACAGCTCGGAGTGGAGCGCATCCTGTCGCTTTCGGCGGTGGGATCGCTGAAGGAAGAGCACAAGCCGCTGGAGTTCGTTATCCCCGACCAGTTCTACGACCGCACCCGGCGGCGCGTTTCCACGTTCTTCGGTGACGGCGTAGTGGTGCACATCGCCTTTGCCGATCCCGTCTGTCCCGAGGTCGCGCAGGCAATGCAGCAGGCATGCGGCGCGGCGGGCGTGGTCGGCAAGCGCGGCGGGACCTACCTGTGCATCGAAGGGCCGCAGTTTTCCACCAAGGCGGAGTCCAACCTGTACCGCTCCTGGGGCATGGACGTGATCGGCATGACCAACCTGCAGGAGGCCAAGCTGGCCCGCGAGGCCGAGATCTGCTACGCGACGTTGGCCATGGTCACCGATTACGACTGCTGGCACCCGGCGCACGATTCCGTCACCGTGGACCAGGTGGTCGCGGTCCTGCTGAAGAACGCGGCCAACGCCTGCAACGTGGTGCGCGAGGCGGTGAAGGTGATGCCGAAACAACGCAAGTGCCATTGCGGGTCGGCGCTGGCCTCGGCGATCATTTCCGACCCCAAGTTGATTCCGGCGGAGACGCGCGAGCGGCTGAAGCTGATTCTGGAAAAGTATCTTGGCAAGAGTTCGTAA
- a CDS encoding sugar kinase: MAILVVGSVAFDTIQSSFGKVEKILGGSATYFSLAASYFTEVRIVAVVGDDFTREHEDVLRARGVCLKGLQRAPGKTFHWGGEYGENVNEAKTHFTDLNVFEKFQPQIPAEYLDSEFLFLANIDPVLQAQVRRELKLVRLVGGDTMNFWINGKRRELLETLKLIDLLLINDTEAKMLAGESNLLRAANKVMAMGPKALVIKHGEYGATIFFGDRMFGVGHHPFRAPALPLAEVRDPTGAGDSFAGGFMGYIASQGELNREVLKRAMFYGGVMGSFAVERFGPERLQNLTREEIDARFEIFRELTHLE; this comes from the coding sequence ATGGCAATTCTAGTTGTAGGCTCGGTCGCGTTCGACACCATCCAAAGTTCTTTCGGCAAGGTGGAAAAAATCCTCGGCGGATCGGCGACTTACTTTTCCCTCGCCGCCAGTTATTTCACCGAGGTGCGCATTGTCGCCGTGGTGGGCGACGATTTCACGCGTGAGCACGAAGACGTCCTGCGCGCGCGCGGCGTCTGCCTCAAAGGCCTGCAGCGCGCCCCGGGCAAGACGTTTCACTGGGGCGGCGAGTACGGCGAGAACGTCAACGAGGCCAAGACGCACTTCACCGACCTCAACGTCTTCGAAAAATTCCAGCCGCAGATTCCCGCCGAATATCTCGACTCCGAATTTCTTTTTCTCGCCAATATTGATCCCGTGCTCCAGGCGCAGGTGCGGCGCGAGCTCAAGCTGGTGCGCCTGGTTGGCGGCGACACCATGAATTTCTGGATCAACGGCAAGCGCCGCGAGTTGCTGGAGACGCTCAAGCTGATAGACCTGCTGCTGATCAACGACACCGAAGCCAAGATGCTGGCCGGCGAGTCCAACCTGTTGCGCGCGGCCAACAAGGTGATGGCGATGGGTCCCAAGGCGCTGGTCATCAAGCACGGCGAGTACGGCGCGACCATCTTTTTCGGCGACCGTATGTTCGGCGTCGGTCATCATCCGTTCCGCGCGCCCGCGCTGCCGCTGGCCGAAGTCCGCGATCCTACCGGCGCCGGCGATTCTTTTGCCGGCGGATTCATGGGCTACATCGCCTCGCAGGGCGAACTGAACCGAGAAGTGCTGAAGCGCGCCATGTTTTATGGCGGCGTGATGGGATCGTTTGCCGTGGAGCGCTTCGGCCCGGAACGCCTGCAGAACTTGACGCGGGAAGAGATCGACGCGCGCTTCGAGATTTTCCGCGAACTCACGCATCTCGAGTGA